The proteins below come from a single Candidatus Bathyarchaeota archaeon genomic window:
- a CDS encoding winged helix-turn-helix transcriptional regulator has protein sequence MNQKNTAVIMFVILMLSACFVTVASAEPSNFFTAPQNSDNLHQLGTIPIAVVAGLHSNASDCLNQPTRNQIYVFIKDNPGVHFRGICDGLCLSVGVVQYHLDVLGHAGLIVAYADGQNVRFFLQGAFSETDMQLISLMRHQTTGQILLILAQNENALHRDIAATLGLSSQALTWQINQLREAGYVCAEKTGVNVAYNLKTVDIGSLILSFSEQLRLVELRGGKF, from the coding sequence TTGAACCAAAAAAACACTGCAGTGATAATGTTTGTTATCTTGATGCTTTCAGCTTGCTTTGTAACCGTAGCTTCCGCTGAGCCCAGCAACTTTTTTACTGCACCACAAAACAGTGACAACCTCCACCAGCTGGGCACAATCCCAATAGCTGTTGTCGCAGGTTTACACAGCAACGCCTCAGATTGCCTCAATCAGCCGACCAGAAACCAAATTTACGTTTTCATCAAAGATAACCCAGGAGTGCATTTCAGAGGAATCTGTGACGGGCTATGCTTGTCTGTTGGTGTGGTGCAGTATCATTTGGATGTGCTTGGACATGCAGGCTTGATTGTAGCGTACGCGGATGGGCAAAACGTGCGCTTCTTTTTACAGGGTGCATTCTCAGAAACAGATATGCAACTGATTTCGCTTATGCGGCATCAAACCACAGGACAGATTCTATTGATTTTAGCCCAAAACGAAAATGCTCTGCACCGAGACATCGCAGCCACATTAGGTTTGTCTTCGCAGGCGCTCACTTGGCAAATAAACCAGCTCAGAGAGGCGGGTTATGTCTGTGCGGAGAAGACAGGTGTAAACGTTGCCTACAACCTTAAAACCGTGGACATTGGAAGTCTGATTCTTTCATTTAGTGAACAATTAAGGTTGGTTGAGTTGCGCGGAGGGAAGTTTTAA